In a single window of the Daphnia carinata strain CSIRO-1 chromosome 4, CSIRO_AGI_Dcar_HiC_V3, whole genome shotgun sequence genome:
- the LOC130695350 gene encoding neuroglian-like, translated as MMLALALLLLVLVLVCIIKRNRGGKFGAHERKATHGRKDFNEDAGFHEYSQPVDSSRAPSKASLSSGAKMPPKSEDNESMDDYGEGEAGKSFYSISFNVISIA; from the exons ATGATGCTGGCCCTTGCATTGTTGCTCTTGGTCTTGGTCCTCGTCTGCATCATTAAGCGAAACAGAGGTGGAAAATTTGGCGCCCATGAGAGGAAGGCCACTCACGGACGCAAGGACTTCAACGAAGATGCTGGATTCCATGAATACTCTCAACC AGTCGATAGCAGTCGGGCGCCCAGCAAAGCGTCTTTGAGCAGCGGTGCCAAAATGCCACCCAAGAGCGAAGATAATGAATCCATGGACGATTACGGAGAAGGAGAAGCCGGTAAAAGCTTTTATTCTATTTCGTTTAATGTAATTTCTATAGCTTAA